The following are from one region of the Cystobacter ferrugineus genome:
- a CDS encoding FliH/SctL family protein, whose translation MAVGKVIKGDSGSEPLPGGERPVLRPPRPGVMNAEVFEARQSAQAILEEAQREKERILAEAQREREDILAKAREQGRQEGLSQVTELMVRAKMHAGELLAQQERDVVALGCKIAEKIIGRDLERDPSLLVDICAKAIEELRNARAVVLRVNPKSAAVLRARKAELMELIGRAVDVAIREDPDVAPVGCIVQTEFGTVDAQLPTQFEMLQNVLFPDQGRKEGPA comes from the coding sequence ATGGCAGTTGGCAAGGTGATCAAGGGCGATTCGGGGTCGGAGCCATTGCCCGGTGGGGAACGGCCCGTGCTGCGTCCGCCGCGTCCGGGCGTGATGAACGCCGAGGTCTTCGAGGCCCGGCAGTCGGCCCAGGCCATTCTCGAGGAGGCGCAGCGGGAGAAGGAGCGCATCCTCGCGGAGGCCCAGCGCGAGCGCGAGGACATCCTGGCCAAGGCGCGCGAGCAGGGCCGCCAGGAGGGCCTGTCCCAGGTCACCGAGCTCATGGTGCGCGCGAAGATGCACGCCGGGGAGCTGCTCGCCCAGCAGGAGCGGGACGTCGTGGCGCTGGGGTGCAAGATCGCCGAGAAGATCATCGGCCGGGACCTGGAGCGCGACCCGTCGTTGCTCGTGGACATCTGCGCCAAGGCCATCGAGGAGCTGCGCAACGCGCGGGCGGTGGTGCTCCGGGTGAACCCCAAGTCGGCGGCGGTGCTGCGCGCGCGCAAGGCGGAGCTGATGGAGCTCATCGGCCGGGCGGTGGACGTGGCCATCCGCGAGGATCCGGACGTGGCCCCCGTGGGCTGCATCGTGCAGACGGAGTTCGGCACGGTGGACGCGCAGCTCCCCACCCAGTTCGAGATGCTCCAGAACGTGCTGTTTCCTGATCAGGGCAGGAAGGAAGGGCCCGCGTAA
- the sctN gene encoding type III secretion system ATPase SctN, whose amino-acid sequence MAIDLSHYFSLIKETPLYRVRGRVTELTGLVVKASVPGVRVGEVVVIKGHGGRASVKAEVVGFQGDEVMLMPLGELQGIGPSSEVIPTGRPLTIKCGYELLGRVLNGIGEPMDGTPLPQGMADWSVDRDCPDPFTRQRIERPLPLGVRCIDGLLTVGEGQRVGLFAGSGVGKSTLMGQIARNTKADLCVVALIGERGREVREFIEDAMGEEGMKRSVLVCATSDQPSLVRLRAAYVATAIAEFFRERGGNVLFMLDTVTRLARAQREIGLAIGEPPARQGYPPSVFSMLPRILERTGNSEKGKCTAIYTCLVAGGDMEDPIADEVRGILDGHYILNRALGERNQWPAMDVLVSLSRVMSGIVSKDHKKAAGKLRETLSTYEKQRDLILLGAYQYGTDPRTDYAIDKYDAIIDFLKQDTHSNSPFEVTVQQLIELFAE is encoded by the coding sequence ATGGCCATCGATCTCTCCCACTACTTCTCCCTCATCAAGGAAACGCCGCTGTACCGGGTGCGCGGCCGCGTCACCGAGCTGACGGGCCTGGTCGTCAAGGCGAGCGTGCCCGGCGTGCGCGTGGGCGAGGTGGTCGTCATCAAGGGGCACGGGGGCCGCGCCTCGGTGAAGGCCGAGGTGGTGGGCTTCCAGGGCGACGAGGTGATGCTCATGCCGCTCGGCGAGCTGCAGGGCATCGGCCCGTCCAGCGAGGTCATCCCCACGGGCCGGCCGCTGACCATCAAGTGCGGCTACGAGCTGCTCGGCCGCGTGCTCAACGGCATTGGCGAGCCCATGGACGGCACGCCCCTGCCGCAAGGCATGGCGGACTGGTCGGTGGACCGGGACTGTCCGGACCCCTTCACGCGCCAGCGCATCGAGCGGCCCCTGCCCCTGGGCGTGCGCTGCATCGACGGCCTGCTCACGGTGGGCGAGGGCCAGCGCGTGGGGCTGTTCGCCGGTTCGGGCGTGGGCAAGTCCACGCTCATGGGACAGATCGCGCGCAACACCAAGGCGGACCTGTGCGTGGTGGCGCTCATCGGCGAGCGTGGCCGCGAGGTGCGCGAGTTCATCGAGGACGCCATGGGCGAGGAGGGCATGAAGCGCTCCGTGCTGGTGTGCGCCACCTCGGACCAGCCCAGCCTCGTGCGTCTGCGCGCCGCCTACGTGGCCACGGCCATCGCCGAGTTCTTCCGCGAGCGCGGCGGCAACGTGCTCTTCATGCTCGACACGGTGACGCGTCTGGCGCGTGCCCAGCGTGAGATCGGCCTCGCCATCGGCGAGCCCCCGGCGCGTCAGGGCTATCCGCCGAGCGTCTTCTCCATGCTGCCGCGCATCCTCGAGCGCACGGGCAACTCCGAGAAGGGCAAGTGCACCGCCATCTACACGTGTCTGGTGGCCGGCGGTGACATGGAAGACCCCATCGCCGACGAGGTCCGCGGTATTCTCGACGGCCACTACATCCTCAACCGCGCCCTGGGCGAGCGCAACCAGTGGCCCGCCATGGACGTGCTCGTCAGCCTCTCGCGTGTGATGAGCGGCATCGTCTCCAAGGATCACAAGAAGGCGGCGGGCAAGCTGCGCGAGACGCTCTCCACCTACGAGAAGCAGCGCGACCTCATCCTCCTGGGCGCCTACCAGTACGGCACGGATCCGCGCACCGACTACGCCATCGATAAGTACGACGCGATCATCGACTTCCTCAAACAGGACACCCACTCCAACAGTCCCTTCGAGGTGACGGTGCAGCAGCTCATCGAACTCTTCGCCGAGTAA
- a CDS encoding EAL domain-containing protein → MSQTVLKSCERCQSLPQKQELEGWGRLFLWLPLGHSYGKLVRVLGDSGREFQPLPQEQCVTVRLEGAHLGTFAADVLGALTDEESRATRVLFVKGDAEPGLRDFPRVGSLAQLVTMARSGWLVDMLAEKRITSHYQPIVHAKDTRRVYAYEALMRGFEQDGSLVPPGRMLTLARDADLLFQLDLAARLSAVREASRLGLKAPLFINFTPTAIYDPEYCLRSTVAAISDLGIAPSDVVFEIIESDHTPNANHLKSLIAYYRRTGFRVALDDLGAGYSSLNLIHQLRPDIMKLDMELIRGIHQDPYKASITHKLLELAQQLGILTVAEGIETPEELQWVRTHGVDFVQGYLIAKPASPPVALTPHFGD, encoded by the coding sequence ATGAGCCAGACCGTGTTGAAGTCGTGTGAGCGGTGCCAGTCTCTTCCTCAGAAGCAGGAGCTGGAGGGATGGGGCCGTCTCTTTCTCTGGCTCCCCCTGGGCCACAGCTACGGCAAACTGGTGCGCGTGCTGGGCGACTCCGGCCGCGAGTTCCAACCGCTGCCGCAGGAGCAGTGCGTGACGGTGCGGTTGGAGGGCGCGCACCTGGGGACGTTCGCCGCGGACGTGCTGGGCGCGTTGACGGACGAGGAGTCGCGCGCCACGCGTGTGCTCTTCGTGAAGGGTGACGCGGAGCCGGGCCTGCGGGACTTTCCGCGGGTGGGCTCGCTGGCGCAGCTCGTCACCATGGCGCGCTCGGGGTGGCTGGTGGACATGCTGGCCGAGAAGCGCATCACCAGCCACTACCAGCCCATCGTGCACGCCAAGGACACGCGGCGGGTGTACGCCTACGAGGCGCTGATGCGCGGCTTCGAGCAGGATGGGTCGCTGGTGCCACCGGGCCGGATGCTGACGCTGGCGCGCGACGCGGACCTGCTCTTCCAGTTGGACCTGGCGGCGCGCCTGTCGGCGGTGCGCGAGGCGTCCCGGCTGGGGCTCAAGGCGCCGCTGTTCATCAACTTCACGCCCACGGCCATCTACGATCCGGAGTACTGCCTGCGCTCGACGGTGGCCGCCATCAGCGACCTGGGCATCGCGCCGAGCGACGTGGTGTTCGAGATCATCGAGTCGGACCACACGCCCAATGCCAACCACCTCAAGTCGCTCATCGCCTATTACCGGCGCACGGGCTTCCGGGTGGCGCTGGATGACCTGGGGGCGGGCTACTCGTCGCTCAACCTCATCCACCAGCTCCGTCCGGACATCATGAAGCTGGACATGGAGCTCATCCGGGGCATCCACCAGGATCCCTACAAGGCCTCCATCACGCACAAGCTGCTGGAGCTCGCGCAGCAGCTCGGCATCCTCACGGTGGCCGAGGGCATCGAGACGCCGGAGGAGCTGCAGTGGGTGCGCACGCACGGGGTGGACTTCGTGCAGGGCTACCTCATCGCCAAGCCGGCGAGCCCGCCCGTGGCGCTCACCCCCCACTTCGGGGATTGA
- a CDS encoding PD40 domain-containing protein translates to MNRRILIAALLCVLLPEAALAQVYVIPRRAYRSPVHTYEFEWKHLDILVGPNAEGVAPPAAHRAHQQAPGAPGGPLPTAPTVPRGNTGDNPAGSSAQETTPPGQADSTRSGDPGTAGSSTEDGGTRLDPGPLSVPIFLPSADGGTTDGGAYAQSLGDKSGGVRFYFYENEREVAQYAAPQLEDAYRYLVGRFKFVPTQTFPYILYSSYQEFLQTNITPVSEGTLGVTSTQGNLELTLPYLGDHRQFGEISSHEMAHQFTIQKVRFLADREKVGGDPLNAIPLWFIEGLAEFYAKGGLDPEGEMMVRDLLVNPDLARGYAFLDFWSPGPYGFLWIYKVGQARCQFLEDTYGEGFIQKVLDNSPKLVSGTDKVPQLEFDGLLELLTGDAPQTIAARFEDWLKQRSYRAYLKSEQNTPGVELLRERRGIVTALNSRPDGRILMYRSVIPETGESQLILVDPRSPEDTRKVQGDGVPGYESLHPVFGRNFALSDDRLAFVAEALARDILYVQRYTHSIKAVTREGTQAPASRNAYINNPSGLYKESPYQVDFDLGERVAWPLERYGLIAAHSPAFSPDGKQLAFIGLNEKGTRDVYVLPLDQGPDARPQQLTHDVYAERSLTWGAAGIVYTSDATGHGYYNLFRVKPGNDGPPERLTTEARDHADPTVLPNGRLFFVAYDQSHSDLHEYTGGGSIVRRTDVATGLFEPSPAPDGNLWTLFHLSGERKPALMRAQQLLSIPVPAGSQDHTTPPSPLPQRALEGAEPYNPFAWKNIDLGPILGFAGGGGGGFYGQVAASATDRLRNHALFLQVAVYGSFDLTDGILLYLDQSRRTAWGGGLFQSLRFRVDRSLVQASQGRIPLGYLISGERFFGATGLARYPLSTFTFLEANLNIGGASYFLDPSTAFILNMEELNGVGDLYSQWKQTQPGMRFQTEVSGAFGYNTLHYHYTGVATSGTSFLAEVTAGVQPFHGEFFGNVRLDAERYFPIPLGSTHFMLRGGAGTSFGGRFARSYYLSSFDTLRGVPFGNTDWLLGQHYLYSTLELRVPLDAIIRIAFLNSIMGVAGFDLGGVGGSLRDMFDRRVLDAAVGINVGLGPILLRLHFAYPFDTKAAAGRPDTKWVTQFSIGLAGLEGYMFKQRGGAKQTKPPPMPPVSLNGMRGGVR, encoded by the coding sequence TTGAATCGACGCATCCTCATCGCCGCCCTGCTCTGCGTGCTCCTCCCCGAAGCGGCGCTCGCCCAGGTCTACGTCATCCCTCGCCGGGCATACCGCTCGCCCGTCCACACCTATGAGTTCGAGTGGAAGCACCTGGACATCCTCGTCGGGCCCAACGCCGAGGGGGTGGCCCCTCCTGCGGCCCACCGGGCTCACCAGCAGGCCCCCGGTGCCCCGGGCGGGCCCCTTCCCACCGCGCCCACCGTCCCCCGGGGCAATACCGGCGACAACCCGGCGGGCAGCTCCGCCCAGGAGACGACCCCTCCCGGGCAGGCCGACTCCACCCGCTCCGGCGACCCCGGCACCGCGGGCTCCTCCACCGAGGATGGAGGAACCCGCCTCGACCCGGGCCCCCTCTCCGTCCCCATCTTCCTGCCGAGCGCGGATGGCGGCACCACGGACGGCGGCGCCTATGCCCAGTCCCTGGGGGACAAGAGCGGCGGCGTGCGCTTCTACTTCTATGAGAACGAACGGGAGGTGGCCCAGTACGCCGCGCCCCAGCTCGAGGACGCCTACCGCTACCTCGTTGGCCGCTTCAAGTTCGTCCCCACCCAGACATTCCCCTACATCCTCTACAGCTCCTACCAGGAGTTCCTCCAGACCAACATCACCCCCGTCTCCGAGGGCACGCTGGGGGTCACCAGCACCCAGGGCAACCTGGAGCTGACCCTGCCCTACCTGGGAGACCATCGGCAGTTCGGGGAGATCAGCTCCCACGAGATGGCCCACCAGTTCACCATCCAGAAGGTCCGCTTCCTCGCGGACCGGGAGAAGGTCGGAGGAGATCCGCTCAACGCCATCCCCCTGTGGTTCATCGAGGGGCTCGCCGAGTTCTACGCCAAGGGCGGCCTGGACCCCGAGGGCGAGATGATGGTGCGCGACCTGCTCGTCAACCCGGACCTGGCGCGCGGCTACGCCTTCCTCGACTTCTGGTCCCCCGGACCCTACGGCTTCCTGTGGATCTACAAGGTGGGCCAGGCGCGCTGCCAGTTCCTCGAGGACACCTACGGCGAGGGCTTCATCCAGAAGGTGCTCGACAACTCGCCCAAGCTCGTCTCCGGCACGGACAAGGTGCCCCAACTCGAGTTCGACGGCCTGCTGGAGCTGCTCACCGGGGACGCGCCCCAGACGATCGCCGCGCGCTTCGAGGACTGGCTCAAGCAGCGCTCCTACCGCGCCTACCTCAAGTCCGAACAGAACACGCCCGGGGTGGAGCTGCTGCGCGAGCGCCGGGGCATCGTCACCGCGCTCAACAGCCGGCCGGATGGACGCATCCTCATGTACCGCAGCGTCATCCCGGAGACGGGCGAGAGCCAGCTCATCCTCGTGGACCCACGCTCGCCCGAGGACACGCGCAAGGTGCAGGGCGATGGCGTGCCGGGCTATGAGTCGCTCCACCCCGTCTTCGGCCGCAACTTCGCCCTCTCCGATGACCGGCTCGCCTTCGTGGCCGAGGCGCTCGCGCGCGACATCCTCTACGTCCAGCGCTACACGCACTCCATCAAGGCCGTCACCCGCGAAGGCACCCAGGCCCCGGCCAGCCGCAATGCCTACATCAACAACCCCTCCGGGCTGTACAAGGAGTCCCCCTATCAGGTGGACTTCGACCTGGGCGAGCGCGTGGCCTGGCCGCTCGAGCGCTACGGCCTCATCGCCGCCCACTCCCCGGCCTTCTCGCCGGATGGCAAGCAGCTCGCCTTCATCGGACTGAACGAGAAGGGCACGCGCGACGTGTACGTGCTGCCCCTCGACCAGGGCCCCGACGCGCGGCCCCAGCAGCTCACCCACGACGTCTACGCCGAGCGCAGCCTCACCTGGGGCGCGGCGGGCATCGTCTACACCTCGGACGCCACCGGGCACGGCTACTACAACCTCTTCCGGGTGAAGCCCGGCAACGACGGCCCGCCCGAGCGGCTCACCACCGAGGCGCGCGACCACGCGGACCCCACCGTGCTGCCCAACGGGCGCCTGTTCTTCGTGGCGTATGACCAGAGCCACTCGGATCTCCACGAGTACACCGGCGGGGGCTCCATCGTGCGCAGGACCGACGTGGCCACCGGCCTCTTCGAGCCCAGCCCCGCCCCGGACGGCAACCTGTGGACGCTCTTCCACCTGTCCGGAGAGCGCAAACCCGCCTTGATGCGCGCCCAGCAGCTCCTGAGCATCCCGGTGCCCGCGGGCTCGCAGGACCACACCACCCCGCCCAGCCCCCTGCCCCAGCGCGCACTCGAGGGCGCCGAGCCCTACAACCCCTTCGCCTGGAAGAACATCGACCTGGGGCCCATCCTCGGCTTCGCGGGCGGCGGCGGCGGCGGCTTCTACGGCCAGGTGGCCGCCTCGGCCACGGACCGGCTGCGCAACCACGCCCTGTTCCTGCAGGTGGCCGTGTACGGCTCCTTCGATCTGACCGATGGCATCCTGCTCTACCTCGACCAGTCGCGGCGCACCGCCTGGGGCGGCGGCCTCTTCCAGTCCCTGCGCTTCCGCGTGGACCGCTCGCTCGTGCAGGCCTCCCAGGGACGGATCCCCTTGGGCTACCTCATCTCCGGCGAGCGCTTCTTCGGCGCCACGGGCCTGGCGCGCTACCCGCTGAGCACCTTCACCTTCCTCGAGGCCAACCTCAACATCGGCGGGGCCTCGTACTTCCTCGATCCCAGCACGGCCTTCATCCTCAACATGGAGGAGCTCAACGGCGTGGGGGATCTCTACAGCCAGTGGAAGCAGACCCAGCCCGGCATGCGCTTCCAGACGGAGGTGTCTGGCGCCTTCGGCTACAACACCCTGCACTACCACTACACGGGCGTGGCCACCTCGGGCACGTCGTTCCTGGCGGAAGTCACCGCCGGCGTGCAGCCCTTCCACGGCGAGTTCTTCGGCAACGTGCGCCTGGACGCCGAGCGCTACTTCCCCATCCCCCTGGGCAGCACCCACTTCATGCTGCGCGGCGGCGCGGGCACGAGCTTCGGCGGACGCTTCGCCCGCTCCTACTACCTCTCCAGCTTCGACACCCTGCGCGGCGTGCCCTTCGGCAACACGGACTGGCTGCTCGGCCAGCACTACCTCTACTCCACGCTGGAGCTGCGCGTGCCGCTCGACGCCATCATCCGCATCGCCTTCCTCAACAGCATCATGGGCGTGGCGGGCTTCGACCTGGGCGGCGTGGGCGGCTCGCTGCGCGACATGTTCGACCGCCGCGTGCTCGATGCCGCCGTGGGCATCAACGTGGGCCTGGGCCCCATCCTCCTGCGCCTGCACTTCGCCTACCCGTTCGACACCAAGGCCGCCGCGGGCCGGCCGGACACCAAGTGGGTGACGCAGTTCTCCATCGGGCTGGCCGGACTCGAGGGCTACATGTTCAAGCAGCGCGGCGGCGCGAAACAGACGAAACCGCCCCCGATGCCGCCCGTGAGCCTCAACGGGATGCGCGGAGGCGTGCGCTAG
- a CDS encoding tetratricopeptide repeat protein: MAETSEISGSLIPLARREAMILLEAGYLWLDMGQFDKAREVFAGAVVLMPRSEVPQLAMGSLEFALGRHDKALQAYRAAQRLAPQSALPRAHAGEALLFMGKVPEALKELKAAMELEPEGDGARLAQSLLEAKEAGALPPPSARR, translated from the coding sequence ATGGCGGAGACTTCGGAGATCTCGGGCAGCCTCATTCCGCTCGCCAGGCGCGAGGCGATGATCCTCCTCGAGGCGGGCTACCTCTGGCTCGACATGGGCCAGTTCGACAAGGCGCGCGAGGTCTTCGCCGGCGCGGTGGTGCTGATGCCCCGCAGCGAGGTGCCCCAACTCGCCATGGGCTCGCTGGAGTTCGCCCTGGGACGGCATGACAAGGCCCTGCAGGCCTACCGGGCCGCCCAGCGGCTCGCCCCCCAGTCCGCGCTTCCCCGTGCCCATGCGGGCGAGGCCCTGTTGTTCATGGGCAAGGTGCCGGAGGCCCTGAAGGAGTTGAAGGCCGCCATGGAGTTGGAACCCGAGGGAGACGGGGCGCGTCTGGCCCAGAGCCTCCTCGAAGCCAAGGAAGCGGGAGCCCTGCCGCCGCCCTCGGCCAGGCGCTAG
- a CDS encoding sigma-70 family RNA polymerase sigma factor codes for MGLGEDKKVLLEKYGPYVRSLASTVRKQFSAQLELDELLAYGQIGLLEAADRFDPKMGANFLTFAHYRIKGAIYDGLRKMGVLKGSDARGAYMGERATAYLGNLSDREQGGGNRGGSIDDDVMEISNAVAGLAMVFATSLEGSDALGFTDESLPADQRLELEQQRVRVRAAIEKLPEKERRLLQGYYFQGKTLEEAGAEIGQSKSWASRLHARAIERLKELLNEEEPSSPEDSRRQSHGGSNGRRVGSTDRPAEVARPGRATGQ; via the coding sequence TTGGGTCTCGGTGAAGACAAGAAGGTCCTGCTGGAGAAGTACGGCCCCTACGTCCGGTCGTTGGCTTCGACCGTGCGCAAGCAGTTCTCCGCCCAGCTCGAACTGGATGAGCTCCTCGCCTATGGCCAGATCGGCCTGCTCGAGGCGGCGGACCGTTTTGACCCCAAGATGGGGGCCAACTTCCTCACATTTGCCCACTACCGCATCAAGGGCGCCATCTACGATGGCCTGCGCAAGATGGGAGTGCTCAAGGGAAGTGACGCGCGTGGCGCCTACATGGGCGAGCGCGCCACGGCCTATTTGGGAAATCTCTCGGATCGCGAGCAGGGAGGAGGCAACCGCGGAGGGTCCATCGACGATGATGTCATGGAGATTTCCAACGCGGTGGCGGGGCTGGCGATGGTGTTCGCCACCAGCCTCGAGGGTTCCGATGCCCTGGGCTTCACGGACGAGTCCCTGCCGGCGGACCAGCGGCTGGAACTGGAGCAACAGCGGGTGAGGGTGAGGGCGGCCATCGAGAAGTTGCCGGAGAAGGAGCGCCGGCTGCTTCAGGGCTACTACTTCCAGGGCAAGACGCTGGAAGAGGCGGGCGCGGAGATCGGGCAGTCGAAGAGCTGGGCGTCGCGGCTGCATGCGCGGGCCATCGAGCGGCTCAAGGAACTTTTGAACGAGGAGGAGCCTTCCTCCCCCGAGGATTCAAGGAGGCAGTCACATGGCGGGTCCAATGGCCGGCGTGTCGGCAGCACAGATCGCCCAGCAGAAGTCGCAAGACCAGGGCGCGCAACAGGTCAATAA
- a CDS encoding LVIVD repeat-containing protein, translated as MNRLLVAMAGALLPAWMGCANTESPETLGCASEDFDRSACDIAAVSAVKAEGIWQANVTLDGLDTPGALRLLPEGPLLFNTPLKERPEAGGPFFLSSEYTDSTVPLRLVLSACQAPEATRVTGEFRRCAHGAADLEGTFEAVRVQRLAGEDEASGVELVAEVPLPRGAVASDVFVSGGYAYVTAYADGLFVFDVRDPAAPQKIAEVTPSQDVWRRAWVKGQTLYIASAAQGLLVYDVGNPALPKRLSALPADAPVEAWGLYEDQERLYVMSPYPRAEVLIFDLHQDPTKPLLMKRYFVEDSLINQGELPVEGVVTGNRLYMGHWRYGFAVADVSNPNAPVTLGRFQYDKATSRPVAVGTIQEQTIAFEASEGWGSRVRVLNVTDPKNITQVGQFQTRPQSTVSAMTLVGTRLYVAYAQDGLRILDVSNPSTPRPQAYYNTWRESDPGRGRAFIDGLSAVKVPGDGYLYAAETSRGLLVLREQ; from the coding sequence ATGAATCGTTTACTGGTGGCCATGGCGGGGGCGCTGCTCCCCGCTTGGATGGGCTGCGCCAATACGGAGTCGCCGGAGACCCTGGGGTGCGCGTCCGAGGATTTCGACCGCTCGGCGTGCGATATCGCGGCGGTGAGCGCCGTCAAGGCCGAGGGCATCTGGCAGGCGAACGTGACGCTGGACGGGCTGGACACGCCCGGGGCGCTGCGTCTGCTGCCCGAGGGGCCGCTGCTCTTCAACACCCCGCTCAAGGAGCGCCCCGAGGCGGGCGGCCCGTTCTTCCTGTCGAGCGAGTACACGGATTCTACCGTGCCGCTGCGGCTGGTGCTCTCCGCCTGTCAGGCGCCGGAGGCCACGCGCGTGACGGGCGAGTTCCGGCGGTGCGCGCACGGCGCGGCGGACCTCGAGGGCACCTTCGAGGCGGTGCGGGTGCAGCGGCTGGCGGGTGAGGACGAGGCGTCGGGGGTGGAGCTGGTGGCGGAGGTGCCCCTGCCGCGCGGCGCGGTGGCGTCGGATGTCTTCGTGTCGGGGGGGTACGCCTACGTGACGGCGTATGCGGACGGCCTCTTCGTCTTCGATGTGCGCGACCCGGCGGCGCCCCAGAAGATCGCCGAGGTCACGCCCTCGCAGGACGTCTGGCGGCGGGCGTGGGTGAAGGGCCAGACGCTCTACATCGCGAGCGCCGCCCAGGGTCTGCTCGTCTACGACGTCGGCAACCCGGCGCTGCCCAAGCGGCTGTCGGCGCTGCCGGCGGACGCCCCGGTCGAGGCCTGGGGACTGTACGAGGACCAGGAGCGGCTCTACGTGATGTCGCCGTACCCCCGGGCCGAGGTCCTCATCTTCGATCTCCACCAGGACCCGACCAAGCCCCTGCTGATGAAGCGCTACTTCGTGGAGGACAGCCTCATCAATCAGGGAGAGCTTCCGGTCGAGGGCGTGGTGACGGGCAACCGGCTCTACATGGGTCACTGGCGGTATGGGTTCGCGGTGGCGGACGTGTCCAACCCGAACGCCCCGGTCACCCTGGGGCGCTTCCAGTACGACAAGGCCACCAGCCGTCCGGTGGCGGTCGGTACCATCCAGGAGCAGACGATTGCCTTCGAGGCCAGTGAGGGCTGGGGCTCCCGGGTGCGGGTGCTGAACGTGACGGACCCCAAGAACATCACCCAGGTGGGACAATTCCAGACGCGACCGCAGTCCACTGTGAGTGCGATGACGCTGGTGGGGACCCGGCTGTACGTGGCCTATGCGCAGGACGGGCTGCGCATCCTGGATGTGTCCAACCCCAGTACACCGAGGCCGCAAGCCTACTACAATACGTGGCGGGAGTCGGATCCAGGCCGGGGACGGGCGTTCATCGATGGGCTGAGTGCGGTGAAGGTACCGGGAGACGGTTACCTCTACGCCGCGGAAACGTCACGTGGGTTGCTCGTCCTGCGGGAGCAGTGA
- a CDS encoding ATP-dependent helicase HrpB, translated as MAGPMAGVSAAQIAQQKSQDQGAQQVNKQGASKFDAALANKTQGAEQVQGVQAAQSTQRADQVRQAEAIDKTNKAAFNKANPTGQEPATAKGAQAVDAKQEASKAGAMISHVVSELERGQVNMEKLIQAGASGKTFSNAELLSLQAGMYKYTQELDLTSKVVEKATSGLKDTLKTQV; from the coding sequence ATGGCGGGTCCAATGGCCGGCGTGTCGGCAGCACAGATCGCCCAGCAGAAGTCGCAAGACCAGGGCGCGCAACAGGTCAATAAGCAGGGCGCCTCGAAGTTCGACGCGGCCCTGGCCAACAAGACGCAGGGCGCGGAGCAGGTGCAGGGCGTGCAGGCGGCCCAGTCCACCCAGCGCGCCGACCAGGTGCGTCAGGCCGAGGCCATCGACAAGACGAACAAGGCGGCGTTCAACAAGGCCAACCCCACCGGCCAGGAGCCCGCTACCGCCAAGGGCGCCCAGGCCGTGGACGCCAAGCAGGAGGCGAGCAAGGCCGGCGCGATGATCTCCCACGTGGTGAGCGAGTTGGAGCGCGGCCAGGTCAACATGGAGAAGCTCATCCAGGCGGGTGCCTCCGGGAAGACCTTCTCCAACGCGGAGCTGCTCTCGCTCCAGGCCGGCATGTACAAGTACACGCAGGAGTTGGATCTGACGAGCAAGGTGGTCGAGAAGGCCACGAGCGGTCTGAAGGACACGCTCAAGACCCAGGTCTAG
- a CDS encoding type III secretion protein, whose protein sequence is MTLRPYALAALLALVLGTGCTIDLQHELTEQDANEIYVLLSKNGIAATKLKEEGGNELRFRIQVPKADAAQAAELLRAYSLPRPMEAGLNHFAKGGMVPTATEERAMMLKSLGGEVSNALNQIDGVLEARVIVMIPENNDLTQPENKPLPSASVFIKYRPGPKNEPPIKREDIQQFVATAVPELKPTAVTVLLTPAIPPDAEVGPESRLQDVMGMRMTASSLSQFRMMAAVAVLLILASIGLAAWPLIRGSGGASAARARAKRD, encoded by the coding sequence ATGACGCTCCGACCGTACGCGCTCGCGGCCCTCCTCGCTCTCGTGCTGGGGACTGGCTGCACCATCGATCTGCAACACGAACTGACCGAACAGGACGCCAACGAAATCTACGTCCTGCTCAGCAAGAACGGCATCGCCGCCACGAAGCTGAAGGAAGAGGGTGGCAACGAGCTGCGCTTCCGGATCCAGGTGCCCAAGGCGGACGCGGCCCAGGCGGCCGAGCTGTTGCGCGCGTACTCGCTGCCTCGCCCGATGGAGGCGGGGCTCAACCACTTCGCCAAGGGCGGCATGGTGCCCACCGCCACCGAGGAGCGCGCCATGATGCTCAAGTCGCTCGGCGGCGAGGTCTCCAACGCGCTCAATCAGATCGACGGCGTGCTGGAGGCCCGGGTCATCGTGATGATTCCGGAGAACAACGATCTCACGCAGCCGGAGAACAAGCCGCTGCCCTCGGCGTCGGTGTTCATCAAGTACCGGCCGGGGCCCAAGAACGAGCCGCCCATCAAGCGCGAGGACATCCAGCAGTTCGTCGCCACGGCGGTGCCGGAGCTCAAGCCCACGGCGGTGACGGTGCTGCTCACGCCGGCCATTCCTCCCGACGCGGAGGTGGGTCCGGAGAGCCGGCTGCAGGATGTCATGGGCATGCGCATGACGGCCTCCAGCTTGAGCCAGTTCCGGATGATGGCGGCGGTGGCCGTGCTGCTCATCCTGGCGTCCATCGGTCTGGCGGCCTGGCCGCTCATCCGCGGAAGCGGGGGCGCCTCGGCGGCCCGGGCCCGTGCGAAGCGGGATTGA